Proteins encoded by one window of Clostridium bornimense:
- the recO gene encoding DNA repair protein RecO yields MLSIIKTRAIVLKAIDYKERDKIITVFSESLGKISVMVRGVKSNKSQMLPLTLPMSYSELVLFKGKGMYTLNEGFLIDSFQEMLKDIYTLTYGNYILELIDMSMVDDEININLFKNVVVSFYFLKNKAVSDRIVIRKFELDLLKYTGHSLNFENCGICRNKIISSNYIIYPPFSGVCGNCNKKNGIYISYSVFSFMKYLYHIDIMKIHILKENNYILSEIEKINSELIVTSIGKKPKSLELLEIL; encoded by the coding sequence ATTCTGTCCATAATAAAAACACGAGCTATAGTATTAAAAGCTATAGATTATAAAGAAAGAGATAAGATAATTACCGTCTTTAGTGAAAGTTTAGGAAAGATATCTGTTATGGTTAGGGGAGTTAAAAGTAATAAAAGCCAAATGCTGCCATTGACGCTTCCGATGTCTTATAGTGAGTTAGTTTTATTTAAGGGTAAAGGAATGTATACATTGAATGAAGGATTCTTAATAGATTCTTTTCAAGAGATGTTAAAGGATATATATACTTTAACTTATGGAAATTACATTTTAGAATTAATAGATATGAGTATGGTAGATGATGAAATAAATATTAATCTATTTAAGAATGTAGTTGTATCATTTTATTTTCTAAAGAATAAAGCTGTTAGTGATAGAATTGTGATAAGAAAATTTGAATTAGATTTGCTAAAATATACAGGACATAGTTTGAATTTTGAAAACTGTGGAATTTGTAGAAATAAGATTATATCTAGTAATTACATAATATATCCACCATTTAGTGGAGTATGTGGTAACTGTAATAAAAAAAATGGTATATATATATCATATAGTGTTTTCTCTTTTATGAAATATTTGTATCATATAGATATTATGAAAATACATATACTAAAAGAAAATAATTATATACTTTCTGAAATAGAAAAGATAAATTCAGAATTGATAGTTACAAGTATAGGAAAGAAACCTAAAAGCTTAGAACTTTTAGAAATATTATAA
- the spoIIIAE gene encoding stage III sporulation protein AE — protein MKKLIVFIISILLLLFPSAIALGEEEVKPNDIEGVEEFDNYINNFKTRYDLLNDIDFSKYIEDTFKNGTSELNIKEISSTLIKYTVKEIYASIKIMALLAVMVLLTSFLMSLQEAFSGNNLINISFYAIYGLIMILLMKNMLIGVEECKEIIKSLSDFMVVLIPLLLTMLIGIGGFTEAVAMDPIVIAVVNICVTIVVNFLLPAILMVTVLKLINNLSDDDKLTKLTALFNSVIKYTQGIMLTVFITVLTIRGVTTRTFDKVAVETAKFAVDNFVPVVGGALSDAVTSVANYSLLIKNSLSSVGLIVIVFLILTPIIKLFILSLINKFTAAILEPIGNKKIIDSINEVGNSLMQIISCVVVVSLMFFIMIAIIASAKPI, from the coding sequence ATGAAGAAATTAATAGTTTTTATTATATCGATATTGTTGTTATTATTTCCATCTGCCATAGCATTAGGGGAGGAAGAGGTTAAGCCTAATGATATTGAAGGGGTAGAGGAATTTGATAATTACATAAATAATTTTAAGACGAGATATGATCTTTTAAATGATATAGATTTTAGCAAATACATAGAAGATACATTTAAGAATGGAACTAGTGAATTAAATATTAAAGAAATATCTTCAACATTAATAAAGTATACAGTAAAAGAAATTTATGCATCTATAAAGATTATGGCATTGCTTGCAGTTATGGTGTTACTGACATCATTTTTAATGAGCTTACAGGAAGCTTTTTCAGGAAATAATTTAATTAATATAAGTTTCTATGCAATTTATGGATTGATAATGATTTTATTAATGAAAAATATGTTAATTGGTGTGGAAGAGTGTAAAGAGATAATAAAATCTTTATCAGATTTTATGGTGGTATTGATTCCGCTGCTTCTTACAATGCTTATAGGAATTGGAGGATTTACTGAAGCAGTGGCTATGGATCCTATTGTAATAGCAGTAGTAAATATTTGTGTAACAATAGTGGTAAATTTTTTACTTCCAGCTATTCTAATGGTAACAGTTTTGAAACTTATAAATAATTTATCTGATGATGATAAGCTTACAAAATTAACGGCATTGTTTAATTCGGTAATAAAATATACCCAAGGTATAATGCTTACAGTTTTTATTACAGTTTTAACAATTAGAGGTGTTACTACACGTACTTTTGATAAGGTAGCTGTTGAAACTGCTAAATTTGCCGTAGATAACTTTGTGCCAGTTGTAGGTGGTGCATTATCCGATGCAGTTACATCTGTAGCTAATTATTCATTACTTATAAAAAATTCATTGTCATCGGTAGGACTAATTGTAATAGTATTCTTAATATTAACTCCAATAATAAAATTATTTATATTATCTTTAATAAATAAGTTTACTGCAGCTATTTTGGAACCAATAGGCAATAAAAAAATTATTGATTCCATAAATGAAGTAGGTAATAGTTTAATGCAAATCATATCTTGTGTTGTAGTTGTTTCATTAATGTTTTTTATAATGATTGCAATAATAGCATCTGCAAAACCAATATAG
- the xseA gene encoding exodeoxyribonuclease VII large subunit, with amino-acid sequence MFLKVLTVTEVNNYIKKVFDNDFILKNSKIKGELSNVKVHSSGHIYFSLKDEGGKINGIMFSNYAEDLKIIPEEGMQVVISGKISSYPKDGSYTIYAKEMEVEGVGELHKAFEKLKLDLMEEGLFEEKYKKSIPRYPGKIGVITSPTGAAIRDVINVSMRRNRKVDILIYPCLVQGVNAPQTIIQGIETLDSREDIDVILLCRGGGSIEELWAFNDKDLARAIFNCDTPIVSAVGHEVDFTISDFVADIRGATPSQGAEIIVPQLSDMEGFLRDSNDKLKTNITSYIRDKKSIISQNEERLKRYSPINKILQKKEKVEYLNKNLNIYIKHYVESRKRKVNSLIDLIEANSPMNIIKRGYSCIESDGKVISSIDTLKKKDNVKITLRDGSEYFSIKVRKE; translated from the coding sequence ATGTTTTTGAAAGTACTTACAGTAACTGAAGTAAATAATTATATAAAAAAGGTATTTGATAATGATTTTATATTAAAGAATTCAAAAATTAAAGGTGAACTATCTAATGTAAAGGTACATTCATCAGGACATATTTACTTTTCACTTAAAGATGAAGGTGGAAAAATAAATGGAATAATGTTTTCGAATTATGCAGAAGATTTAAAGATAATTCCTGAAGAAGGTATGCAAGTTGTTATATCGGGAAAGATATCTTCTTATCCTAAAGATGGAAGTTATACTATTTATGCGAAAGAAATGGAAGTTGAAGGGGTAGGAGAGTTACATAAGGCTTTTGAAAAATTGAAGTTAGATCTTATGGAAGAAGGCTTATTTGAAGAAAAATATAAAAAATCTATACCAAGATATCCAGGAAAAATAGGAGTGATAACTTCACCAACTGGAGCAGCAATTAGAGATGTAATTAATGTATCTATGCGTAGAAATAGAAAGGTAGATATATTAATTTATCCATGCCTTGTACAAGGGGTTAATGCACCGCAAACTATAATTCAAGGTATAGAAACATTAGATTCACGAGAAGATATAGATGTAATTTTACTTTGTAGAGGTGGAGGATCAATAGAGGAATTATGGGCCTTTAATGATAAAGATTTAGCTAGGGCAATTTTTAATTGTGATACACCTATTGTAAGTGCTGTTGGTCATGAAGTAGATTTTACTATTTCAGATTTTGTTGCAGATATAAGAGGTGCGACACCATCACAGGGGGCAGAAATTATTGTGCCACAGTTAAGCGATATGGAAGGTTTTTTAAGAGATTCAAATGATAAGTTGAAAACTAATATAACTTCATATATAAGAGATAAAAAAAGTATTATAAGTCAAAACGAAGAAAGACTTAAGAGGTATTCCCCAATAAATAAAATACTACAGAAAAAAGAGAAAGTTGAGTACTTAAACAAGAACTTAAATATTTATATAAAACATTATGTTGAAAGTAGAAAAAGAAAAGTAAATTCTTTGATTGATTTGATTGAAGCTAATAGCCCAATGAATATTATTAAAAGAGGATATAGTTGTATAGAATCTGATGGGAAAGTAATTTCTTCAATTGATACTTTGAAAAAGAAAGATAATGTAAAGATAACATTAAGAGATGGTAGTGAATATTTTAGTATAAAGGTAAGGAAAGAGTAA
- a CDS encoding stage III sporulation protein AF: MLENIKNYILIIAVAIVFFSTVRLLLPNNSLKKYINLVFGLLLIGIVIDPITKFMLNTSIDKEVNDFYDNLDKKYSNTTLNTYAEKDKDLTMNTFKNNLDESIKNLLKKNFQNIDFEVDTKVQYKDKEVLIENVSVTYYSGMVKPIEKVTIGEVKEKDEHLDKEGTDIEKFLCDELKIDSNKINIIKG; this comes from the coding sequence ATGTTGGAGAATATAAAGAATTACATATTAATAATAGCTGTAGCAATTGTATTTTTTTCTACAGTAAGGTTATTATTACCGAACAATTCATTAAAGAAATATATAAATTTGGTTTTTGGATTATTATTAATAGGTATTGTTATAGATCCTATAACAAAATTTATGCTGAATACATCTATAGATAAAGAAGTAAATGACTTTTATGATAATTTAGATAAAAAGTATAGTAATACAACTTTGAATACATATGCTGAGAAAGATAAAGATTTAACCATGAATACATTTAAAAATAACCTCGATGAATCAATTAAAAATTTATTAAAGAAAAATTTTCAGAATATAGATTTTGAAGTAGATACAAAAGTTCAGTATAAAGATAAAGAAGTATTAATAGAGAATGTTAGTGTTACATACTATAGTGGTATGGTAAAACCGATAGAAAAGGTTACTATAGGTGAAGTAAAAGAGAAGGATGAACATTTAGATAAAGAAGGGACTGATATTGAAAAATTTTTATGTGATGAACTAAAAATAGATTCAAATAAAATTAATATAATAAAGGGGTGA
- the spoIIIAC gene encoding stage III sporulation protein AC, which yields MELVLVFKIIGIGIITIVSDRLLKAANKDDFATLANIAGITIILFMVIEQVFKLLTTVRTMFNL from the coding sequence ATGGAGTTAGTGTTAGTTTTTAAGATAATAGGAATAGGGATAATAACCATTGTTTCGGACAGATTATTAAAAGCTGCAAATAAAGATGATTTTGCAACTTTAGCTAATATAGCAGGAATAACAATAATATTATTTATGGTGATAGAGCAAGTTTTTAAATTACTTACTACAGTGAGGACTATGTTCAATCTTTAA
- the nusB gene encoding transcription antitermination factor NusB → MNRRKTRELTFKLVYESIIHKFDCDEVFENFVENEVSGKEDKFKDIDLKYLKEKLKNICEKNEELKGYISESSQKWKFERISKINVAILFVAIYEIKYEDDIPKAVSINEALELSKKYSEEKSKGFINGILDKIN, encoded by the coding sequence ATGAATCGTAGAAAAACAAGAGAACTTACATTTAAATTAGTATATGAAAGTATTATACATAAATTTGATTGTGATGAAGTATTTGAAAACTTCGTAGAAAATGAGGTATCAGGAAAAGAGGATAAGTTTAAAGATATAGATCTTAAATACCTTAAGGAAAAATTAAAAAATATATGTGAAAAAAATGAAGAGTTAAAAGGATATATTAGTGAAAGCTCACAAAAGTGGAAGTTTGAAAGAATTTCAAAAATAAATGTAGCTATATTATTTGTAGCTATTTATGAAATAAAGTATGAAGATGATATTCCAAAAGCTGTATCTATAAATGAAGCATTAGAACTTTCGAAAAAATATAGTGAGGAAAAAAGTAAAGGTTTCATAAATGGAATTTTAGACAAAATAAATTAG
- the spoIIIAA gene encoding stage III sporulation protein AA: MENWKEVVLLLPESVAVLIKKKLIRSIEEIRLSIDKPVVLLGENKEVLGERRITNEEFMLTLNRLTSYSLYAYKEEIKGGYFTLKGGHRVGIGGQYITDGGAIKTIKHISSLNIRINREVKECSNRILKYICKNGKVYNTLIVSPPKCGKTTLLRDISRSLSNGENCDITRGVRVSIIDERSEIACCNKGVPQFDVGLRSDVLDGCPKSKGIMIAIRSLSPDVIVCDEIGTDEDINSLITALNCGVSVITSIHGDDISDVEERIMYKKILENKFFDRVIELTNYPKVGTIKRVYDYKNKRILL, translated from the coding sequence ATGGAGAACTGGAAAGAAGTTGTATTGTTATTGCCAGAATCTGTGGCAGTGCTAATAAAGAAAAAACTTATTAGATCAATTGAAGAAATAAGATTATCTATTGATAAACCTGTAGTTCTTTTAGGAGAGAATAAAGAAGTTTTAGGTGAAAGAAGAATTACTAATGAAGAATTTATGTTGACTCTAAATAGACTTACATCATATTCATTGTATGCATATAAAGAAGAAATTAAAGGTGGATACTTTACCTTAAAGGGAGGACATAGAGTAGGAATAGGTGGACAATATATAACCGATGGTGGAGCTATAAAAACTATAAAACATATTTCATCACTTAATATAAGAATTAATAGAGAAGTAAAGGAATGTTCAAATAGGATTTTAAAGTACATATGTAAAAATGGAAAAGTATATAATACGTTAATTGTATCTCCACCTAAGTGTGGTAAGACTACACTTTTAAGAGATATATCAAGGTCGTTATCAAATGGTGAGAATTGTGACATCACTAGAGGGGTCAGGGTGTCTATTATAGATGAGAGAAGTGAAATAGCTTGTTGTAACAAAGGTGTGCCACAATTTGATGTGGGATTAAGAAGTGATGTATTAGATGGATGTCCTAAAAGTAAAGGAATTATGATTGCTATAAGATCGTTGAGCCCTGATGTAATAGTTTGTGATGAAATAGGTACTGATGAGGATATAAATAGCCTCATAACGGCATTAAATTGTGGTGTATCTGTTATTACTTCAATTCATGGTGATGATATAAGCGATGTTGAAGAAAGAATCATGTATAAGAAGATACTGGAGAATAAGTTTTTTGATAGAGTTATAGAGTTAACTAATTATCCAAAAGTTGGAACGATAAAAAGAGTATATGATTATAAAAATAAGAGGATTTTATTATGA
- the era gene encoding GTPase Era: protein MFKSGFVTIIGRPNVGKSTLMNYLVGEKLSIVSSRPQTTRNNIQTILTTKDYQIVFVDTPGMHKPKHKLGEFMMKNAQEALKDVDLVLFMTTADKELGIGDKKILEDLRSTKGKKIFIINKIDETPSEKVAEFLESIKEYNFFDEVIPISASNGKNVDTLLKLMVDNLNEGPMYYPEDMITDVNERFVVMEIIREKALRLLSKEVPHGIAVEVISMKKDEKGMYHIDANMICEKDSHKGIIVGKNGAMMKKISTYARQDIEKFLDARVNLKVWVKVRKEWRDNALLLKDLGYKNLK from the coding sequence ATGTTTAAATCAGGATTTGTAACAATAATAGGAAGACCAAATGTAGGAAAATCAACTTTGATGAATTATTTAGTAGGAGAAAAATTATCTATAGTTTCTTCTAGACCACAAACTACAAGAAACAATATACAGACTATACTCACAACTAAAGATTATCAAATAGTTTTTGTAGATACTCCAGGAATGCATAAACCTAAGCATAAACTTGGTGAATTTATGATGAAAAATGCTCAAGAGGCATTAAAAGATGTTGACCTTGTATTATTTATGACAACAGCTGATAAAGAATTAGGGATTGGAGATAAAAAAATTCTTGAGGATTTAAGATCTACAAAAGGTAAAAAAATTTTTATAATAAATAAAATAGATGAAACTCCATCAGAGAAAGTGGCAGAATTTTTAGAGTCTATCAAAGAATATAATTTCTTTGATGAAGTTATTCCTATATCAGCATCAAATGGTAAAAATGTAGATACCTTATTAAAACTAATGGTTGATAATCTTAATGAAGGACCTATGTATTATCCAGAAGATATGATTACAGATGTAAATGAGAGATTTGTAGTTATGGAAATAATAAGAGAAAAGGCATTAAGATTATTATCTAAAGAAGTTCCTCATGGTATAGCAGTAGAGGTTATATCAATGAAAAAGGATGAAAAAGGAATGTATCATATTGATGCAAATATGATTTGTGAAAAAGATTCTCATAAAGGAATTATTGTTGGTAAAAATGGTGCTATGATGAAAAAAATATCTACTTATGCTCGACAAGATATTGAAAAATTCTTAGATGCTAGAGTGAATTTGAAGGTATGGGTAAAAGTTAGAAAAGAATGGAGAGATAATGCCTTACTTCTAAAAGATCTAGGTTATAAAAACTTAAAGTAG
- a CDS encoding SpoIIIAH-like family protein: MNKKQGIIIVSLLVLIVIAGVLATRVQGPLYFPTDETASSEDVEKSSESGDEYFSQAKLNKTSQSEDTLKNLRTIIEDESLPEDSRREAKDQYVSVNLNAQNETKIEEDLKGKGFEDAVVTIGNDKASVIVKSDKELTDEQTRMIQKSIITIANIKDFEITYKQ; this comes from the coding sequence ATGAATAAGAAACAAGGCATAATTATTGTGTCTCTACTAGTACTTATAGTTATAGCAGGAGTTTTAGCAACAAGGGTTCAAGGTCCTTTATATTTTCCAACTGATGAGACAGCATCTTCTGAGGATGTAGAAAAGAGTTCTGAATCAGGTGATGAGTATTTTTCACAAGCAAAGTTAAATAAGACATCACAATCTGAAGACACATTAAAGAACTTAAGAACTATTATAGAGGATGAATCATTACCAGAAGACTCAAGAAGAGAGGCTAAAGATCAATATGTAAGTGTTAATTTAAATGCACAAAATGAAACAAAAATTGAAGAGGATCTTAAAGGAAAAGGTTTCGAAGATGCTGTAGTTACTATAGGAAATGATAAGGCATCAGTAATAGTTAAAAGTGATAAAGAACTAACTGATGAACAAACTAGAATGATTCAAAAGTCAATTATAACTATAGCAAATATTAAAGATTTTGAAATTACGTATAAACAATAA
- the spoIIIAG gene encoding stage III sporulation protein AG, translating to MFKEIKENLKKQKNNLPFITIAGIMVGVLIIFMGKYFSGETSTVYGEDQLNSKTTEVSSTEEEYKEKIEKQLEDILSQIDGIGKVDAMVYIKSGEEKVPVYNESASANTTEETDSSGGKRTTNQNNTGNSVVVGNNGSSSEPFIKRVDAPDITGIVIVAEGVNDEYKRATLVQTVCNLFDIPSSKVNVHPMKSN from the coding sequence TTGTTTAAAGAAATAAAAGAAAATTTAAAGAAACAAAAAAATAATTTACCTTTTATAACTATTGCAGGGATTATGGTGGGAGTTTTAATAATTTTCATGGGGAAGTATTTTTCAGGAGAAACTTCAACAGTTTACGGTGAAGATCAGCTAAATAGTAAGACTACAGAAGTATCTTCTACTGAGGAAGAATACAAAGAAAAAATAGAAAAACAATTAGAAGATATTTTAAGTCAGATTGATGGTATAGGGAAAGTAGATGCAATGGTATATATAAAAAGTGGAGAAGAAAAAGTTCCTGTATATAATGAGAGTGCATCAGCAAATACAACAGAGGAGACTGATAGCTCTGGAGGTAAAAGAACTACTAATCAAAATAATACAGGAAATTCTGTGGTTGTAGGAAATAATGGAAGTAGCAGTGAACCGTTTATAAAAAGGGTAGATGCACCAGATATAACAGGAATCGTTATTGTAGCAGAAGGGGTCAATGACGAATATAAAAGAGCGACTCTTGTACAAACAGTTTGTAATTTATTTGATATTCCATCTTCAAAAGTTAATGTACATCCAATGAAAAGTAACTAA
- a CDS encoding cytidine deaminase has product MKDLIKIAMEYKEKAYVPYSNFRVGAAVRFDSGNIYGGCNIENVSFGATNCAERTAIFSGVKEGEKVISEIAIVADSEELIAPCGICRQVIVEFCSKDSKIILAKNEEEYIIKTIEEIMPGAFTKDFLK; this is encoded by the coding sequence ATGAAAGATTTAATTAAGATAGCAATGGAGTACAAAGAAAAGGCCTATGTTCCATATTCAAATTTTAGAGTAGGTGCGGCAGTGCGATTTGATAGTGGAAATATATATGGTGGATGTAATATAGAAAATGTATCATTTGGAGCAACTAATTGTGCTGAAAGAACAGCTATATTTTCTGGAGTTAAAGAAGGAGAAAAAGTTATAAGTGAAATTGCTATAGTTGCTGATTCAGAGGAGCTTATAGCTCCATGTGGAATATGTAGGCAGGTTATAGTGGAATTTTGCTCAAAAGATAGCAAAATAATTCTAGCAAAAAATGAAGAAGAGTATATAATTAAAACTATTGAAGAAATTATGCCAGGAGCATTTACAAAAGATTTCTTAAAATAA
- a CDS encoding Asp23/Gls24 family envelope stress response protein: MEQELNQEIGIIKISDDVVGIISGLAANEIKGIHSMSTGFVEGITSKLSGKKNVSRGVKVNFADDNATIDIYVIVEYGLKITDACIKVQENVKKTVETMTGLKVDKINVYVQNVMFPKPENETISEEE; the protein is encoded by the coding sequence ATGGAACAAGAGTTAAATCAAGAAATAGGAATAATCAAAATTTCTGATGATGTTGTAGGTATAATTTCTGGTCTTGCAGCAAATGAAATTAAAGGTATTCATAGTATGAGTACTGGATTTGTAGAAGGAATAACATCTAAATTAAGTGGCAAAAAAAATGTTAGTCGTGGAGTTAAGGTTAACTTTGCTGATGACAATGCAACAATAGATATTTATGTTATTGTGGAATACGGATTAAAAATTACTGATGCTTGTATAAAAGTACAAGAAAATGTAAAGAAAACTGTTGAAACTATGACTGGATTGAAAGTAGATAAAATAAATGTTTATGTTCAAAATGTTATGTTTCCAAAGCCAGAAAACGAAACTATAAGTGAAGAAGAATAG
- the spoIIIAD gene encoding stage III sporulation protein AD — protein sequence MEDILKVVSIAMVGMVGYLVLKKWRDDIAILFCLAIGVTILLFVMPQISEVLNLIKRLAEKGSIEPFYITTTFKIIAIAYITTIASEICKDAGVGSLGSKVELAGKVMILMLAVPIIYGLLDTIVKLL from the coding sequence ATGGAAGATATATTAAAAGTTGTGTCAATAGCAATGGTAGGTATGGTAGGATATTTAGTATTAAAAAAGTGGAGAGATGATATTGCCATTTTATTTTGTTTAGCTATAGGAGTAACTATTCTATTATTTGTTATGCCCCAAATATCAGAAGTTCTAAATCTTATAAAAAGATTGGCGGAAAAAGGAAGTATAGAACCTTTTTATATTACAACCACATTCAAGATAATAGCAATTGCATATATAACTACTATTGCATCTGAAATATGCAAAGATGCCGGTGTTGGTTCACTTGGAAGTAAAGTGGAATTAGCGGGAAAAGTAATGATACTAATGTTAGCCGTGCCTATAATATATGGGCTTTTAGATACTATTGTTAAATTGTTATGA
- a CDS encoding bifunctional 5,10-methylenetetrahydrofolate dehydrogenase/5,10-methenyltetrahydrofolate cyclohydrolase, protein MGAIIDVKSLVSKFQNEIMAIVNEKKNKGEIVSIGILQVGKDGGSNFYRNSVVKLSNKLGIEPKEFLLEENVSEEEIISVVNEINNDNNITGVLMLLPMPKGIDSDKVKEALSPSKDIDGVTTHNIGQFYSGNKAFIPCTPLSVMEILRSVTDLEGKEAVVIGRSNVVGKPLAQLLLNANCTVTTVHSRTKNIEEVCRRADILVSAIGKPKYINSNFIKDGAVVIDVGTSDVEGKITGDVDLEDVIEKVSYITKVPGGVGSLTTTILLKNLCEGL, encoded by the coding sequence ATGGGGGCTATTATTGATGTTAAAAGCTTAGTATCTAAATTTCAAAATGAAATTATGGCAATAGTTAATGAGAAAAAAAATAAAGGTGAAATAGTATCTATAGGTATACTCCAAGTTGGAAAAGATGGAGGAAGTAACTTTTATAGAAATAGTGTAGTTAAATTATCAAACAAATTAGGTATAGAACCTAAAGAATTTTTGCTAGAAGAAAATGTGTCAGAAGAAGAAATTATATCTGTAGTTAATGAAATAAATAATGATAATAATATAACAGGTGTCCTTATGTTATTGCCGATGCCTAAAGGAATAGATAGTGATAAGGTAAAAGAGGCATTGAGTCCAAGTAAAGATATTGATGGAGTAACAACTCATAATATAGGTCAGTTTTACTCTGGAAATAAAGCATTTATTCCTTGTACACCACTTTCAGTAATGGAAATTTTAAGATCAGTTACGGATTTAGAAGGAAAAGAAGCTGTTGTAATAGGAAGAAGCAATGTTGTAGGTAAACCATTGGCTCAATTATTACTTAATGCAAATTGTACAGTTACCACTGTTCATTCAAGAACTAAAAATATAGAAGAAGTATGTAGAAGAGCAGATATATTAGTAAGTGCAATAGGTAAACCTAAATATATCAATAGTAATTTTATAAAGGATGGTGCAGTAGTTATTGATGTAGGAACTTCTGATGTAGAAGGAAAGATTACTGGAGATGTTGATTTAGAAGATGTAATAGAAAAGGTTTCATATATAACTAAGGTACCAGGTGGGGTAGGATCTTTAACAACTACTATACTATTAAAAAATTTATGTGAGGGTTTATAA
- a CDS encoding DUF4342 domain-containing protein — MEDITLEKIDTLIERTGIGYGKAKEILEICDGNIVDALVYAEKLKENEPDSVLKTTTDGVIKYLEELIKKGNVSRIRIKKEDKVLVDIPVNGGIAVGLLGIAISPILIPLTVIGGVISNVVIEITDDEGNIKEVNALIESGAKDIKNKVSSLALNIRDKMSSSKGDSGSTYNESISYTVKFDDEDK, encoded by the coding sequence ATGGAAGATATTACTCTTGAAAAAATTGACACATTAATAGAAAGAACTGGTATAGGTTATGGCAAAGCTAAAGAAATTTTAGAAATTTGTGATGGTAATATTGTAGATGCATTAGTTTATGCAGAAAAATTAAAGGAAAATGAGCCAGATTCTGTTTTGAAGACAACTACAGATGGTGTTATAAAGTATTTAGAGGAACTTATTAAAAAAGGAAATGTTTCAAGAATAAGAATAAAAAAAGAAGATAAAGTTTTGGTGGATATACCTGTAAATGGAGGTATTGCTGTAGGATTATTAGGGATTGCTATATCGCCGATATTAATTCCACTTACAGTGATTGGAGGTGTTATCTCTAATGTTGTTATAGAGATAACTGATGATGAAGGAAATATTAAAGAAGTTAATGCTTTGATAGAAAGTGGTGCTAAGGATATAAAAAATAAAGTTTCTAGTTTAGCACTTAATATTAGAGATAAGATGAGTAGCTCTAAAGGAGATAGTGGATCTACTTATAATGAATCAATTTCTTATACTGTAAAATTTGATGATGAAGATAAATAA